The Daphnia carinata strain CSIRO-1 chromosome 9, CSIRO_AGI_Dcar_HiC_V3, whole genome shotgun sequence nucleotide sequence CCGAAGAGAGTTGCTATTTAAGAGCGCCGACGTCAACGCGCCCTCGCTTTTTATCaggctcttcattttttgggtCCAATTCCTAAAAAActtgtttagacgacactttcaagttttccgtttttccatttacaaaacgTGCCTCTAATATCATAATCTTtaaacttcattattatttaccttggtctctcaacattatcatgGATCAATCCATAAATCACACTATACGAACCTagcttattgttattttctttagagaacaacactagtaacgttgggcccgtccagggccggagaataggtggcgctagcgcatttttttttgttacatgtTAAGAAGACGGAAGGTACTGGCGCGACATATGTCTGATGTATTTTTTATAATTCAGCTTCGCACCAATATATTGCGGTTCAGAGCCTTGTCTAATAGGATAATCAGGCTCGAGGGCTAATGCTATGAATGgttattttatatttctcaTCGGtttatgtaataataataagtatTTTCACGGTTGAGCGCCGTCGGGAACTTCCCCCTAGGCCATGCCCGGGCTCCTTTTTGATCCGTAAACTGAGGCGAAAGTTAGTTCCTCTTTTTAAATCATGAAGATAAAATTATCTGATGATAACTTTACGAAAGAGCTTCTTTGAACACGATGTTTTGTGTAAAAACTCTTTCGTCTTTCAGCATTTTCCCTTGCTTTGGTCCTACCATCCATAGGACCTTTACTCCTGGGCGAGAAGTAGCGCGGGAAAATCCAACATATAATTGTCCGTGGCTGAAGACAGGTTCAGGAAGATGGATACCAACCTTATCGAACGTCTGTCCTTGTGACTTGTTGATGGTAATTGCGAAAGCCAAAAGGACCGGAAATTGGTTCCTGATTAGCTTGAAGCGAAGATCACAATCACTCGGTGACATATTCATTCGTGGGATGAAGACATTGTGGCCCTTATTTTTCCCAGCTGCTATTGTTGCATGAATGAGGTTGTCCGTAAGAGTTTTGATGATCAAGCGTGTTCCATTGCAGAGCCCTTGACGCGAGTCGATGTTCTTAAGAAggatgatgatggcacccacTTTCAGTTCCAAAATGTGCGGTGGTATACCAGACACCTTTAAGGTGTCAAGAAACTCTGTCGGGAAGTTTGCAATTTCTTCTGGGTCTTCCGATTCAATCGAGTTCATGCTGGCATATCTCCGTCGCTGGCCTGGCATCTGTCTGATGATGTAATTGTTGATTTTCAAGCAGTCATCATTTTTTGGGCACAAAATAGCGCGAGTGGTAATTTGCTCTTCTACTTCCGGAAGTAATAGATTTTCGGGATCACCAAAAACATGATTAACCAGTGACTCTTCTGTATGGCCATCAAGAAGGAAGTCCTGTGGTATCTCTATCGCATCCGGTCCCAGACTTGCCGTTCTTGAATGAGTTGAATTTCCAAGATGAATGAGCCAATTGGCGAACTCGACACTGTCGGCCGCGGTTCGCATATTTCGACTCAAACGAAGCTTTAAAATGTCACTCCAAGTCCTGCTGCTTTTAGTGGTCAATTCAACAATTTTCACCCTGTTACCGTGTTTAATGACAGGAAGGCACTGACGAAAATCTCCTCCCAACAACAGCACCTTACCACCAAAAGCGACTGAACTTTTCGTGACCTTTCGGAAAAGTTTATCGATGGCGTCTAACGCATGCACGGTCATCATAGTGACCTCGCCAATGATGATAAGGCTGGCTTTCCTGATGTTGTGTGCTTCAACATggtgctcttctttttttgacgTTGTTGTTTCCGTAATTGGAGGATAGATTTTGAATCGAGAATGGTAAGTACTTCCATTACTCAATAAAATCGAAGCGATTCTAGTAGAAGCGACAGCAATCACTGATTTTCCTTGTCCTTCAAGCACATTAATGAGCGTGTTGTAGAGGAAAGTTTTTCCAGTTCCACCAGGTCCAtccaaaaaaaactgattgttCACAGATGAATGACCATGATCATTCACTGACGTCGGAAATCGCTTGCTGTTCCGTGTTCAGCTGGGCAACCATTATTTCTCCTCTTCTTATCTTCTGAGCACGCACTTCATCCGAgccttcatcttcttcctcttcaatCAGCCGATGgatcatttgaaaatcaggGACTGCCAATTGGAATTCTTCAAGATTGTGACCACTATGCCTTAACATATCTTGAATACATTTGAGCGCAAGGTTTTTCGTAATTTCATCTTCATGGCCTCGTCTTGTGAAGTCTTCCATGAGATGTTGCAGGTTGTTGTTGAACAGTAATTGAGCGTTGTTTGGGGAGCAATGAACGCAAATGTTTACAAACAATTGCCTTAATTGGATGggcatttgaaattcaactgCTTCCGCCATTACTCGTTCCCAAACGCTATCATCAGCCAGCAGGTTTCTTGTTATAGCAGCTTCTTTGAATGTTGGATGCAGAATCCCGTCGACCGTCCTCAAAAAGTCGAAGCTGGTTGCACCAGGGACGTTGATAAGAAGCAAACGAAGACTGTGCCTTTAGACTTGCTTGACGGAAACAGAATAAATGCGTCCAATAACGTtgatcctcttttttctcggtTTCCATTTCCTTGCGGTCTtgtcaaaccaaaaatgatGAGGAATTTCGCGATAGAAGTAAGATCTAGCTGGCGGATGAGTAGAATTTAATTTGAACCAAGCCGTCAATGTAGTTAATTGTGAGGCAGAATTGATCACAGCCTGCTCTTCCATTCCCGGATGAAAAAAACCCGATTGTTCTTGAGGAAGATGAATAGCAAGACGAATAACAGCGTGTGAACGGTAAGAAAGCGGATACTTAAAAATCCTCCAAGTGGCTTCAGGGGCACTGACATATCTTGTGTCCAAGAACGTTGTTATTTCATCCCATACAATACGGTCTTGACCTTCTTGATTCTCTCCTCTGCTTAACTGTATATTTGCGCAATCATGTCCTTTGTATATGTACTTGAAAATATACTTTATGCTGGTTATGGAAGCGCAAAACTCCAGATTAATGTGCGAATTGAATTTTAGTGAAGGTAAGGGTTGTAGGGGACGACCCAGCTGTTGCCCACTCGGtgactgctgctgttgttgttgagcgAGTAGCTACGACCGTTATTTCTCCTTCGATAAGTGGGATATCCATTTCCGTTGATGATCGTTTCTTCCGCAAATGGTTTTGGAAGCGATTTTGTGCATATATCACCATCCATGCAAGGAGAATTGCGATTAATTTCCTTTCCGCATGGGCCGTGAATCATGTTGCTCATTACAATCTTGTGAAGTATCGGGTTCACTTCTGGATCCGGAATTTCAGCACATATCGTTTTGTCTATATCTTCTTCAGTTGTTGGAACGTCATTCTCATCTATCCACATCAGTAGATGGGCATGTGGAAGACCACGCTTCTGGAATTCGATGACATGAATCCTCGCAACAATAATCCCCAAAATTTGACGTTCTTGAATATCCTTTATTAATTCTTTCAGTTTAAGATGATAGACTCTTGAAACAATATCAGGCCTATTCGATGGAATTTGGTAAGCTTCAATATTTTCTGTGATCTCTGGCCATTTCGGGTTGCAGGTAAAAGTAAGGAAAAAGGTGggctttccaaattttccacAAATAGCCATCGCGTCTTGGTACCCCTGCTTCATGGCCCTTGGACTTCCAAGGAAAGATGATGGTAAGATGACCGAAGTCCCGACAGTCATGTTCTCTCTTTCCGCTCGAGTATTCAAATAATCCGTAAGTCCATTGTACTGCGCGACGTGTAGATCTGCCTGATGTGTCTGAAGATACTTCACTCGGTTAGCTTCAACTTTAACGTACGAATCAACTATCCACTGCTGAGTGAGTGGACCGCCGTATAAGGATGCGTTGAAGTATCCACGAATGGACATTCTGCTGCTATAGAATTCGCATTGTGTGATTCTTGACCGATGACCAACTCTTCTCACTACAGGTGCATCAGGGTCTATATCAAGGGCATCTTCCGGTTCCAGTTCCGGTTCTACAACGTCTGGTACAGGATTATCTGGAGTATCACATAGAACTTGAGCTTCACAGTCCATCATATCATCTTCTTGTGAGCAATTGCTTTCATTATTTTGGTAGTTATCTGAAATAGCTGGATTGGTGTGAATCATGTTCTGATCCCAGCCATTGTCTCCATTAGGAAAGAGTAATGGATATGTCATGGGATCGCACATTGGTTTTTGAGTGTCGATTAGAATGAATCGATTTCCTCTTCGTGGAATTAAGAGATGGCCGCGTATATCCCTATTTTCGGGTGGAGCACCATCAATGCTTTTGAAAACCACTGCTATTTCTTCTCCTGTGGGGCTGTTGTAACGCCTCTCATCCTGTGTCCGACGGTCATTACGGATAATCATTCCAATTTCCATGGGTCTTCTACCCTCCATTTCGGCAAGAAGATCCTCCTCGGCTGCCATTTGACTCATATTCTTATACATGGCAGCATAGGGATTACATTGACGAAGAAGAGAATCCAATTGTTCCATCAGAAAACGGTCACAGCGAACGTTGGCAGGATTACTGGCCCGAAATTCGTTTGCCTGAGAAGAATCAATGAAATACAGTTGGGCGTATTTTGGAGCATTGTCTTCGTGTTGGTATCCAATAGCTGTTGTATTGTGATATATCTGCCCGTGGATTCGAAAGCAATAGGGGCCGCGACCTGGTGGACTGTCGATTTGTGCTCCCATGGATGCGAAGGCAAGAGCGTTGTTGTAATTTCttatcattttcaagaaatgaGGAGATTTTGGATGACTGTCGGTGAAGAGATGGTATAGCAATTCAGGGCATTCTCTAGATGGAGGAAGAATGACTTTCCCTcttgaacaacaaatgtggaACTTTCGATCAGACGTTTTCTCCCCCTAGCTCCCcctagcttcaggacgcctccacttgagggcagtataagcagatggaaaccatgagCAATAACAAagttatggcaatccgtttaacacacaaaaaaaaaaaaaatttcgcaaaaaaaaaaaaaaaatcacacttttttcttgttttccgacacgtagccatctaccgctcagactcgttattactggcgtaggcaatttcagtccattggatgccattcacagttagttcagtagcgtcgatggagaataacgcgtggctggaggaacaattgaaaaatggataagataatacaacaaaaggatggtaagtataaacattattatattggttttcagttattaattattgtttattagatcaaattatgaagatgcaggcccaattattggaacaacacaaaatattagataacagcaaagctaaggatggcaaggcctaatacgtaatgattctatttatttgcttttattcatttgtgttttgtagctcaaattttgagtctacaagctcagctaggggaaaagaacaaattggaacacaacagtttccaaacagtgaaggaggtttttcaaaactcttccctgactgaacatgaggatgaattggcattaggcgaacacagtcaggtac carries:
- the LOC130704351 gene encoding uncharacterized protein LOC130704351, which produces MIRNYNNALAFASMGAQIDSPPGRGPYCFRIHGQIYHNTTAIGYQHEDNAPKYAQLYFIDSSQANEFRASNPANVRCDRFLMEQLDSLLRQCNPYAAMYKNMSQMAAEEDLLAEMEGRRPMEIGMIIRNDRRTQDERRYNSPTGEEIAVVFKSIDGAPPENRDIRGHLLIPRRGNRFILIDTQKPMCDPMTYPLLFPNGDNGWDQNMIHTNPAISDNYQNNESNCSQEDDMMDCEAQVLCDTPDNPVPDVVEPELEPEDALDIDPDAPVVRRVGHRSRITQCEFYSSRMSIRGYFNASLYGGPLTQQWIVDSYVKVEANRVKYLQTHQADLHVAQYNGLTDYLNTRAERENMTVGTSVILPSSFLGSPRAMKQGYQDAMAICGKFGKPTFFLTFTCNPKWPEITENIEAYQIPSNRPDIVSRVYHLKLKELIKDIQERQILGIIVARIHVIEFQKRGLPHAHLLMWIDENDVPTTEEDIDKTICAEIPDPEVNPILHKIVMSNMIHGPCGKEINRNSPCMDGDICTKSLPKPFAEETIINGNGYPTYRRRNNGRSYSLNNNSSSHRVGNSWVVPYNPYLH
- the LOC130704353 gene encoding uncharacterized protein LOC130704353, yielding MAEAVEFQMPIQLRQLFVNICVHCSPNNAQLLFNNNLQHLMEDFTRRGHEDEITKNLALKCIQDMLRHSGHNLEEFQLAVPDFQMIHRLIEEEEDEGSDEFFLDGPGGTGKTFLYNTLINVLEGQGKSVIAVASTRIASILLSNGSTYHSRFKIYPPITETTTSKKEEHHVEAHNIRKASLIIIGEVTMMTVHALDAIDKLFRKVTKSSVAFGGKVLLLGGDFRQCLPVIKHGNRVKIVELTTKSSRTWSDILKLRLSRNMRTAADSVEFANWLIHLGNSTHSRTASLGPDAIEIPQDFLLDGHTEESLVNHVFGDPENLLLPEVEEQITTRAILCPKNDDCLKINNYIIRQMPGQRRRYASMNSIESEDPEEIANFPTEFLDTLKVSGIPPHILELKVGAIIILLKNIDSRQGLCNGTRLIIKTLTDNLIHATIAAGKNKGHNVFIPRMNMSPSDCDLRFKLIRNQFPVLLAFAITINKSQGQTFDKVGIHLPEPVFSHGQLYVGFSRATSRPGVKVLWMVGPKQGKMLKDERVFTQNIVFKEALS